In Papaver somniferum cultivar HN1 unplaced genomic scaffold, ASM357369v1 unplaced-scaffold_117, whole genome shotgun sequence, the DNA window ctttccttttatttttctcttatatGCGGCTTCTAGCTCTTTCCAAACTCTCCAAAAACTATATGAAGATCAAAACGAATCTAACAAAATATATGGCTCCATTACTTCACGATATTTCCAAGAATAGAACCAACAGAATCTGAGTGAgtattcttccctgttttaacaAATCAACGTGTAATAATCATGTTTCTTCCGCGTCCAAGTCCATTAGCTAGCATCCATAATCCTAACAGGCCCATACCCACGTACTTCCACTAAAAATCCATGAGagattatcgttcaaatccaaACTGAGAAGTCACGGCTCTGTAAATTTGTTCCCGCCAAAATATGTTTAAATGGGGAAGAATAAGGGacgccccctatcctctgatggggtatgAATAACAGgtgggtggcccttatccaaatgTCCTCCGAGttctttccgacaacttttcgagccaatttcgccgcaaaatcttatttttccaaaaacacctacaaagacataaaaagccaaaataaatacaaaatcgagcactaacaatatatacaattgagattatatcagacacaaaaatatgtctatcaagtCTTAAATAATGCTAGAGAGGGTTTAGCTGTGAATGTGAGCCTTGAATCTGACCATACCGCATTGGTTAAGGATATCATTTCTAACAAAGAAGGTTGTTTATTATTCTTTTATACTTGTTATTCCTGAAAAAACATTCTCCTACAGCTTTAACATTCTGGTCTTCCTTCACagagggtgagaagaaatatcTTGAGAAAATTGAAAGTCTACAGACATACTTAGCCGCTCGCAACTCTAAGTATCAGAGACTAAAGAAAATGCTGATTGTAACTGTGTCTAATAATAGCAAGGATATTATCCGAATTCCTGATGCGGCAATCAAGAAAATCTGTACTGATAATAATATTCCTTTTCAACTTATAAACTTGCTGAAGTTTCTCCCAACGAAACAGATTCAAaatattaaggtcttatttttgccttttCTTGTCATGACATCATCATAAAGAAATAAAATTGCTCATTCCATTCTTACTTTTGAGTTACataactctagtacatagaaTTCTTATTATATTTTTACCCATGAAGAAAAAAAGTTTTCTCGGATTACTCGCATGCTTCTTTCGCTTTCTGCATTTTCTTGAGTTCACAAATGTTTTCCAACACATTAATTCGCATAAGCTCTTCAGTCCCTGTCGTGCGATGATTTTCGCACAATTCATATTTCTTTAAGTATATTTGATTCCATAATTCAGTAGAGGCCTTTCCTTCCGTTTCATCTTCCAATTCATACATTCTGTTGCTAACAACTTTCTTAATCTTATATGGACCTTCCACACGTTTTTTGTGCTTTCATTACCTCTTTTCTGATGATGCGGTTTTTGCCTCAATACCATTCTCCTTCTTGAAATATAGATTCTCTATTTAGCTTGTTGTACTCTTTTGTGGAAGATTCTGTTACTGTATTACCGTTGTTAGCTTCTCCATCTTTAGATACAACATCAACCATTAGCCTTTCACCCCTTTGATTTTCTTTTATCTACCTCTTCCAATCTCTTCGCTTGCTTGCGTGTTCTTCACATTTGTCAACATTAATCTCCTGATAAGTTTTACTTTCAATCGGATCTCCTCTTATGATTCCAACACCTTAGGGCATAGGAAATTTGATGCACTGATGAAAAGTTGGAGCGACTGCTAGAATTCTATGGATACATGTTCTTCCAATCAAAGCATtatagggtgattctacgtcaactACGCAAAATACGGTTTCTGATGATATGCTCTTCAAAGTAATTCGCATTGTTATCTATCCTTTTGGTTTATTTGTTGTACCATTGAAACCATAAATCTTATAAGTTGACGGAATTAATTCTTCATCTCTACCACCCATAGTCTTGTATGTTAAAATAGAATATCTAACGAACTTCCAGAATCTATTAATATTCTATTTATATCCCAGGTATTcgcatcatcctcttcatcttcattgaCTTTAACTTTTGGATTTATTCCTAGTTTCACAACCAAAGGGCCTTCATGTGGTTCTCCTCCTCCTGGCATCTCTTTCTCGTTAAATGAAATCGGTTGTTTCTGCCAATCTCTCAAGGGTGTCACCTTTGCAAGGTTGAGTATTTCTCGTCCATCAGTATCTCTCGCATGAACTCGACTTAggatattatcatgaaaatcctctATACTTCTGAATGAATGTATTATCGAATTACAATATAAGTTATTCGCCTTCGCTCCTACTTCAATTAAGTatgtattccttcttttatctACACCTTGCGGGTACccctctggtggtggtggtgctggtggtggttgtACCAGGAAATTATTTAGTTTTCCCAGATCAATCATTCGCAGAATGATTTGCTTCACATTTCTACAATTGTTTGTAGTGTACCCATGGAAGTGATGATATGCAAAAAATTCTCTACTTCTTGTTCCTGGTGGTAGTTCATCTCCCACATTATGCGGTTCTGGAATGTCTTTAATTAAGATTACAACTTCCTAGATTTTGTCTATTCCAGTATTTAGATGTGGCATCTTTATCTGCTCCCAAACCACTATACCAGTTCCTTGACGTCGATTATAATATGGTTGTTGGCCTCCATAACCTTCAGGATGGTTATccattctttgaatcttatttTTTCCTCCACGATTTTGAAATTTGTTTTCTTAGTACTCTCTCTTGAACTCCTCTTGACCTCTGCTACCCATGACTACCATCTTTTACCCTTCCTCTTGGTATTCCACCAGCTTTTTCTTTCCTTGACTTCCTTAGGATGTGCTTGCAACAACATTTGTTGTTCTTGGAAGTAAACTTGCATTCCCCTCATTTGCATTTGACATCGCAACTGGATAAGACTCCATATCTCTTTGTTTTTCCTCTAGAGCTATATactcttcttgaaattcgcgcaaCTCTGCCATAGTTATAATGTCTTTTGTCCTGAAGATCTGCGTATATAATAAATCCGTAGGAAAAATAGCATTGACGAAGGCTAATATAATATTTCGTTCATCTACTAGTCttgccatttcgctacacatggcTCTCCAACGCATGGTTAAATGACGCAAACTCTCATTGATCCTCCTGCGTAAACCGAACACCTTTTCAATTCCTGGACGTGACATATTATTGCTGATATATTGTCCCAAAAAGACGTTCTGTAGATGATGAAATGATCTAATAATTCCCACTGGCAACACTTCAAACCATTGCAAAGCTTCTCTTGTGAAACTCACTGGAAAATGTTTACATAATACCGCATCATTTTCTTCCCATTGTAATAAATATTGTCTATAGGCTTTTATGTGCTGTACCGTGCATTTACTTCCATCAAATATGTTAGTGAATATTGGTAGGTTACATTTGGGTGGTACCGTTGTGAGTTGTATTTGTCTCGAAAAAGGTGTTTTTTCCGTTTCCTCTATTGCTTCCTCCAATTGTCAACGTCCACCATCTCTTCGCGCCGTCATCAGTTCTCTTAGCTCCGCCATCTCTTTAAGGATTTGTTCGCTCATAGTTTGGTCTAAATCCTGTCGCATAGGTCTTTTTAATCTTTATTGCCTCGTTCTATTTTCATGAGCATTCTGATGCATAGCCTCCTCTCTTCTTATCCTTCACCTATCTCTTTCATCTCTTGCACGTGTAGCTTCATCTTCACGTTCATATTGATCTCTCAACATTTCTGGAAGAGAACACTCAAGGCCTGGAAATAACCTCCCCTAATCCTTCAAAATGGTATACTAGAAGGTCCAAAAGTTCAGGTAAGAAAAGCAATCAGAATGCGCAAATTCCAGTTTGTGATTTGAACCCTTTTTGTGTATTGGAGACAGAAAGTGGAAATGAGAATACTAAAGAGGATGAACCTCCAATTAACTCGGTTATGGAGGAGAATTCAGGTGCTCTTTCTACTGATGAAGAAGAATCCAGTGGTGAATCGGAATATGAAACAAATTTTGAAGAGATGGAAGTAGAGAAAGTTAAGAATTTAGCGGTCAAAGAtactacaaaaacaaaaacaatggaGGAAATATGCCAGGGAAGACCTCTTAGTGATGCTGAACCTGTAGAAAAGCTAATTCACTTCACTCAGTCTGGTGTTTTAAAGAGCAAACCTGAAGAGTACAAGCACATTCTTAAAGGCATCGTCAAATATTACAACAGTTCGAGATCTTCTAAAACAGAAAAAGAGCAAGCAAAGATCTTCTGGCCGGGAGTCTCTGGCAGTGAAGATTTGGGCAGGGGAAAGAGAACCCCTACAAAGATAAAGAAATAGTTCGATCTTTCTCTAGATTCACTAAGTTTGTAGGAACACAATCGTAGTCTAGCAATGTAGTTAGATATGTATTTGTTTTTCCTTTGTGGATGGGTGGCATTTGTTTCTAATGTTCCCTCTTGTTTGGAATGTTGTTGCTCCTCTCTTGTATGCGCTTAGGCGCCTCCTCTCTGtacgcttttttttttctttgacaaTAAGATTTTACCCctttacttcaaaaaaaaaagtgaaattaaTTTGGATGACATGCGCTGAGTTGTCGATACTTAATGGATAATTTCATGCAATGTGTATGTTTAGCAGAGGTAGATCTATAACATGCATCGAGTTGTAAATACTTAATGGATAATTTCATACAATGTTTATGTTTAGCAGAGGTGAGATCTCTAACCGGTGTCTAGTTGTCGATACTTAATGGACATAGTTTCTTACAAAGTTTTTGTTTATGTTTCGTATTGAGTTTGAGTTATCGATgtctagttgcaggaaatcctacaaccacatccatatAGTAATCTATGCGATAATCTAAGTAATCATAGAAAGAatactgatcaaaaaaaaaaaagaacaaagaatgaaatgTAGATTGATATATGAAATGATTAATTTAAGTTCATCAGATAAATGAAATACACTGAAAGTGTTATTCCATTGATGTGCTAGTATCCCATAACTTGGATTATATGATTGTACCAAGAACCCTAAACTCAAACAAATAGCCTAACAAAAAAAACTGAGGAAGTATTGTATCGTTTTGTTCTTCGAATTACATCTGTGTATCCAAATCGTTCTAAGAATCTAGTAAATCCAATCTCTTGGATCATAACCATGTATATAGATGGGAAAGTGTATAAGATTACAAAATATCCAtgatttattattattgattTATGAACTCAAGACTTTAGGTAATCCAAAACAATTGTATTGTTGATCCTCGAAATGCATCCCTGCAGAATCTAGTTTCCCCTCTCTTGGATCACATCCATTCTTTCCCAGCCCAAACTTTCTTCCCGTTTATAGTCATCGGTGCTATTTCTCTTCCTTCCATGATTTCAAGGACGGGGATATCAGAATACAAGACAACGGATGCCCATAATGGCTGCTCATCGTCAGGAACTTGCTGCATCGTAACTTGCAGGATACAGCCCTCGCCAAAAGATCTGCAGTGCAAAGTGAATTAATTTGGTGATAACATATAGTAGTATAAGAACGtacgcatatatatatatatatatatatatatatatatatatataatctacGCAAATTAATTTGTCGAATAAGATTACCTCTCTAGAAAACCTTCGAGTTCTCTTTGTTGAACGGGATTTTCTCGATCAAACGTAAAGAATATTGAACGCTTGATATCTGAAAGACGTTCTTCCTCAACGGGCAGTGTGTGATTTGGAAGATTCATCGGTACGGATGATGCAGAACCACCAGTATACATCATCCTTGAAGGCTTAAAGACGTGATACATTCCGATGAGGACACCATCAGCTCTCTTCAAACCATATAGTGGTTTGCATTGAAAAACAGAATGATATACCGAGGGTCCGCCAACAACAGGCGCTTCCTGTTGCGGGTAGTGATAAGGATACACATGGCAATCATGTTGATCTGGTATCAAAGGCTGAATATTCAACTGGGCAAAGCTCATGCCAGAAACTTCTTGGATGATGTCATCAAAAGCGGTGACAAATGATTCGAAAACTCTATGATTCACTTTTGCTAACAGATCCATCCTGTAATTATATACCAGTAACAAATTTATTGGTTTTCCACCCATAAACTCTTCAGTTAATGGCATATCAGACTCACTTACGGGTGCAGGCGGGGTAACTGACTGAAGCCATCGAAAACAGAGTACTGCTTCATCCAGGATCATGTTTACCACCATATCATGGGTTCTTAGGAGCTTCTGAATAAGATTTGGAAACCCCATTCCTTCCAGGGAAATCCATAGTGCGATGGCATATATGCATGCCACTAAATCCATACCGCTGTTAACTACCATCTGTCTATATAACGCTCTGCCATCTAGATAGAAGTTTCTGATATCTTCTGCGGTAACATTATCAGCCATTAAGAAGATAGcagaagagattgagatattgatGAAATGATGGATGGATGGATAACAGATTTCCTGAACGGGATGATGATGAGTAAGGCAGGTAAGGCTAAATGTTGTGGAATTGGTGTTTGGGGTTTGGTCCTTCTTATAGGCTAAATCTTGAAGATTACTCTTTTAACCAGTAATTAATTTCTTATGTGCCAAATTCatcgtctctttttcttcttatttctatCAAATGATCAAGTGAATGAATTGAAGACAGAAATTAATGTAATAAGGAAAGTTGATTAATTAGGGATAATGATCAAAAAATATGTGTATTAAGACTCTTAATATTTATGTACAGTTTGCAAAGAGCGTACCACCAAATTATATTGATAAATTTGGAGATTCTAATATTTATTCGAGACACTAAAATGGATTCTCATAAATAGATGACCGTTTTGTGTTTAAGAGAAATTAATATGGACGACGGATATTCTTATCAACAACAAAATGGTAATGACAGGCATCGTAATAACTGCAGAAAAATATTAATGTTTGGCAGAGATGAGATCTATCACACATGTTGAGTTGTGCATACTTAATACTGCGATAACATTTAATATTGGTGAAAATTAGTATAACTGCagaaaaatgggttatttgtccaaatatttttaaaacatagttcaaatggatgagtaaaaattagtatgggtgaaatggacaaaaaaaattagcaaggatgaaattggattcatcctggcttaaacttaaaaaatagtgaggatgaaactggatgcatcctatgtaaattaaaaaataagaaaaaatatttgaaaattggcaggatgaaactgtttacatcctggctatttttacatttttttccatttaaacagtatcaaaatctaagagtccttttcacccaggaattattggttttggtcattttaaccaattttgtgtgaaATCTTCGCATTAAGTTGTCCGTTGTTGATTGTACCTTGCATGGTCGCATCAAACGAGCTAACTATCCATGTAAATGCTATTGGTATCTACTTGGAAATGAATTATTATCGTAAATAATTTGAAATCCACTGCGTAGTCGTAAAACATGACACACCACCTATCAGTGTGTGAAGATATACCATATACCATTGGGAGTATGCCCGTAGAAATAGAACCACTGCTCTAAAATTAGACTTAAAAAACTAGCTAGGCACCATTTTTGTGGAGTAAGTTAAGTCGGTTTTAGGAAACCGAAGGAATATATATTTCCTATATATAttacagaaaatgggtcatttgtccaaatatttttaaatcacggttcaaatggacgagtaaaaaatattttgggtgaaatggccaaaaaaaataggaaggatgaaactggattcatcctagcctAAATTTaagaaatagcaaggatgaaattggatacatcctgtgtaaattaaaaataagaaaaaatatttgaaaatggacacgatgaaactggttatatcctgcctatttttacatttttatccatttaaacaatatcaaaatctaactgtccatttcacccagaaattgttgattttgatctttttaaccaattttgtgtatatattATAACTCGGGTTATTTTACTCGACCTATATATACCCCGGTTTACCATTCAATCACTCATCACGTCTTTGTCCTCAACTCAACTTTCTCCTTTTAACGAAATTTCATCTAAGAGATATTTTAGATAATTCTCGAGATCGCTCTCTCATTCAGATCGGGTTTCTTGCTTTTCGTTGTTAAATATGGCGAAGATTGAACTATATAGAAGCTCTACAATCGGAATGTGATCGAAACTCTTAACGAGATGGTTTTTAGTGAAACTCTTAGTCCCCAACTTGCTATTCAAGTTCTTCTCCAATTTGATAGATCTATGCTTCAAGCTTTGAGAACTCAAGTTATGAGCAAAGTCACAATCAAAGGACATCttcattaattaattaatattaataatatgattttagGTGATTTGTCTCTCGCGTGATTAAAAGCTGAACAAAGCTCTCTTTTGAGAGCTTATGGCCCCATCAGAGTGTATCTCAGCCAATAGGAGTCTCCGGATTTTTAACACCACTAATATTTTGTCCAATAACACCGAGAGCTTATTTTACAACGTATAAAGTCTTTATTCCAAACCTAATTTGTAATTTTCCggcttattttttcttttttcgccGTTTCATCTTCTTATGATATGTTCTGAATCGATGTATTCTTCTTTCACAGGTGATAAAACATGGATGCGGTAGGGATGTTTGATTAAAGGTTTATGGGTTCTAAACATGTGTGAGTTAGGGTTTATTCCTTTTCTCTAATTCTATTTTTGATGTCTTAAGTtttatttattctaaacctgtttaTATCCAGCTTGATACAATTGTGGTTAAAATCCTCTGTAATTTTTAGAGCCTAACCCGAACCCTATTCTTCATTGTGATTTCTTCTTAATTTTGTATGTTTTTCTTTAAATTATTGATTTTGTTCCAAGTATTTTCCATTGTGTTTTATTTTGTAGATGGAATTTTTATCTGTTTATCCGGTTTTTGAATCTCTGTATTTTTCAACACGAATTCAGTTCTCTTATGTTTTGATTTAGTTATTGATGTTATTGACTgagaatttttattttgataCGACTTAACTACTTTCAAGATGTTTCCCAGTTCTTGGACGTCTTTAACTAAGCATGAAACAACTGACGAGAAAGACATATAATCTTTAAAACTTGATTCCATAGCTTCTTCGTTTGGCTTATTAATTGTCTATTTTTTCTTCGGTTTTAAGCAATTTGAGTCATACCTAATTCAACAATGTCATTGGTAGTTCACAACACTGAGTTGGTGAAGATCAAGATACTGTTGGATTCTACTATTAGGGAAATCaaactattttccaaattctcaGTTGTTTACAAGTTAGATAGGCATCATGGGATCACTGATTATATGCATAATTAACTCAGATTAATTTTATGTATCCAATATAATCAGTGTTTACTTTAGTTTCCGCAGTTTCTAAATTGGATTTTCATTAATTGATTCGCTCATTCTAACCTTTGTATGGCCTGTTGTTTGTAGGAAAGGGAAGGATAAAAATCAATCTGTTCTCATAGGTTGTTTGGATTTATGAGAAAGTTGTATATGCAGCTCATTGTAGGAGCTTGAAGCACTTGCTACCTATCTATACAAACTGGAGGGCATATTCTTATTTGCTGGTTCAAATCGGCATCAATATACCTTTTGATTCAAAACTGTCACTGTAGTAACTCGAATGCTTGCTACCTATATGCTCAAAATGTGAGGTATATCCTTTTTTCAATGGGTGATTTTACAATGATTACACCCATGAAATTTGAATTGTATTCTTAACATATTTGTTTACTTATGTTCATATTTTTGAGCTGTAATTATGAAATTACTGGGTGTTGTGAATAAATCCAGACGAAAACAATGAGAAGCAGTGTTATTAGCAGAGAACATGTCTAAAAGAAAGGTATAACTGTTACCTGTTTAAATTTGAAATTATACCGTTCGAAATATAGAAAGTCGTTTTTGGTTTGGTATAGTTGTTAATCTAATGTAGTTTTGTCTAAAATGTTTAGGTGGAACCACCAACAGTTGCACCATATATTATTTCATATTGGTTGTAACTTTGTTTTTAGTCCCTAGGTTTTACATGGAAGAGATAAAAATATAGTAGGGACTAGGGATGGGATCTAGAATTGTAACACGATTATCTTCTGTTGATGTAGTTTCATATGTAATATGCACTGATTAGAGGCTTGACCCATTAGCACACATCCGACAATGAACCATAGggaaaagaacaaaaatatttaGAAATTAGAAACATAGGTAACCCTTCATATGAGGACTACTCATTAGTAGAAAACAATAAACATAGGAAAACAACAAAACAACTTCAAACTCATGCTCCTTTTGGCCATGTTGAATATTTCGACCAACAAATAATTTGACACAAAAATGTTGTTGGAGTACTTTCACTTCACATGTGCACTTTTAGTGATTACCAATACTAAttagttcatatatatttttcatgTTTCTTTTGAATATGTGTTAGCTCTTACCTTGAAAGTTTGCATGACTACATTGTTGTTGTTCTCATACCATCGATTGTTCCACCATGTACAATGTTAAGTAAATTGAATCTTGGTAAATGTTTGAAAGTGGTCTTAGAATACTTTCATTTCAGATATATAAGTATCTAACCTTGATGTTTTGGCTTTTAAGTTCCGTATGTCAACATCGATGGTGTTCACATGCCATTGATAATGTATCATTATGAATGTTTGCAACTTATGTGCTCTCTCTTTTCAAGGAGAGATAAGAAGAAAGGATACCACTATTGTTATATTCAAATCAATTATGAATACTTAATGTCCAGATTGTTTAGATGTCAGTTTCCTTCGATTATATTTTCATCAATGTTCGAGTCTAAAACAAGTTTATATGCTTCTAGTTTGCTTTTTCAGTGTGGAGTACAATTCTGAAAAAAGATGAATTACAAAGTTCAGAGAAGAACAAATCTATGGACACAATGAGAACTTA includes these proteins:
- the LOC113329747 gene encoding uncharacterized protein LOC113329747; protein product: MADNVTAEDIRNFYLDGRALYRQMVVNSGMDLVACIYAIALWISLEGMGFPNLIQKLLRTHDMVVNMILDEAVLCFRWLQSVTPPAPVSESDMPLTEEFMGGKPINLLLVYNYRMDLLAKVNHRVFESFVTAFDDIIQEVSGMSFAQLNIQPLIPDQHDCHVYPYHYPQQEAPVVGGPSVYHSVFQCKPLYGLKRADGVLIGMYHVFKPSRMMYTGGSASSVPMNLPNHTLPVEEERLSDIKRSIFFTFDRENPVQQRELEGFLERSFGEGCILQVTMQQVPDDEQPLWASVVLYSDIPVLEIMEGREIAPMTINGKKVWAGKEWM